One window of Camelina sativa cultivar DH55 chromosome 4, Cs, whole genome shotgun sequence genomic DNA carries:
- the LOC104782559 gene encoding WRKY transcription factor 55-like — protein MYVCVHNFKNTYTRPKKTYKLQMEEVMSMIFHGMKLVKRLESSLPEKPPESLSTSLDEIAKTFDDANERLKMFLEIRNSETVLNQTKPVVVSVSNQMLVQMEPGLTMQEYWLRCGGSTSSQGAEAMFHTQLMAVDGGGGRKFTEGSGASGSSTPRQRRRKDEGEEQTVLVAALRTGNTDMPPDDNHTWRKYGQKEILGSRFPRAYYRCTHQKLYNCPAKKQVQRLNDDPFTFRVTYRGSHTCHIYSIAPISSATVTATTATGHSIDYGSPIRDMTDAMFGSSGIGANMDFIFPFNDPPHRFRRLDDDGDGHQ, from the exons atgtatgtatgtgtgcataactttaaaaatacatatactcgtccaaagaaaacatataaGTTACAAATGGAAGAGGTAATGTCAATGATCTTCCACGGAATGAAACTAGTTAAAAGGCTCGAGTCAAGTTTGCCGGAGAAGCCACCGGAATCGCTATCGACATCTCTCGACGAGATCGCGAAGACATTCGATGATGCTAACGAGCGGCTGAAGATGTTTCTAGAGATCAGGAACTCCGAAACTGttttgaaccaaaccaaaccggtgGTTGTGTCCGTTTCAAACCAGATGTTAGTGCAGATGGAACCAGGTCTGACGATGCAAGAGTATTGGTTAAGGTGTGGCGGCTCAACGTCATCTCAGGGAGCCGAGGCCATGTTTCACACGCAGCTCATGGCCGTTGATGGTGGCGGAGGAAGGAAATTTACGGAAGGTTCCGGCGCTAGCGGTTCCTCCACGCCAAGGCAGCGGAGAAG GAaggacgaaggagaagaacaaaCGGTGTTGGTGGCAGCGCTAAGAACAGGGAACACAGATATGCCACCTGACGATAACCATACTTGGCGTAAATATGGCCAGAAGGAAATTCTTGGTTCTAGGTTTCCTAG GGCGTACTATAGGTGCACCCATCAAAAGTTATACAATTGCCCGGCCAAGAAACAAGTCCAACGCCTCAACGACGATCCTTTCACCTTCCGAGTCACATACCGTGGCTCGCACACTTGCCATATTTATTCAATCGCTCCTATCTCATCCGCCACCGTCACCGCTACAACCGCCACGGGTCATTCCATCGACTATGGTTCCCCTATACGCGACATGACCGACGCTATGTTTGGTAGCAGCGGGATCGGAGCCAACATGGATTTCATATTTCCTTTCAACGATCCACCTCATCGTTTCCGGCGGTTAGACGACGACGGCGACGGCCACCAATAG
- the LOC104782558 gene encoding N-terminal kinase-like protein, with protein MFKFLKGVVAGSGTGLKDLPYNIGDPYPSAWGSWSHFRGTSKDDGSPVSIFALSGNNAQDGHLAAGRNGVKRLRTVRHPNILSFLHSTEVETHDGSTSKVTIYIVTEPVMPLSDKIKELGLKATQRDEYFALGLHQIGKAVSFLNNDCKLVHGNVCLASVVVTPTLDWKLHAFDVLSEFDGSNESASGPMLPFEWLVGTQYKPMEMVKSDWVAIRKSPPWAIDSWGLGCLIYELFSGSKLGKTEELRNTVGIPKSLLPDYQRLLSSMPSRRLNTSKLLENGEYFQNKLVDTIHFMDILNLKDSVEKDTFFRKLPNVAEQLPREIVLKKLLPLLASSLEFGSAAAPALTALLKMGSWLSTEDFSVKVLPTIVKLFASNDRAIRVSLLQHVDQFGESMSSQIVDEQVYPHVATGFADTSAFLRELTLKSMLVLAPKLSQRTLSGSLLKYLSKLQVDEEPAIRTNTTILLGNIATYLNEGTRKRVLINAFTVRALRDTFPPARGAGIVALCATSTTYDDTEIATRILPNIVVLTIDQDSDVRSKAFQAVEQFLQILKQNYEKTNTGETGASGGASAIPETAGLIGWAMSSLTLKGKPLEQAPLASSSSAPSLAVAAASNVATTATEAPSVKASHHTRSNSDFTDPPAPPSPTSTDGWGDAENGISEGHESDKDGWDLEPLDEPKPSPALANIQAAQKRPVSQSSRPAATSSRPKITAAKAAVKTEDDDLWGSIAAPPPATTSRPLNSKKTVQSDGEDPWAAIAAPPPTTRAKPLSSGRGRGAKPAAPRLGAQRINRTSSGM; from the exons ATGTTTAAGTTCTTAAAGGGAGTGGTGGCTGGATCTGGTACGGGACTCAAGGATCTGCCTTACAACATCGGTGATCCTTATCCTTCTGCTTGGGGTTCATGGAGTCACTTTCGTGGTACCTCCAAG GATGATGGGTCTCCAGTTTCAATATTTGCTCTTTCTGGGAACAATGCTCAAGATGGTCATTTGGCTGCTGGAAGAAATGGTGTCAAGCGCCTTCGTACT GTGAGGCATCCAAATATACTTTCATTTCTCCACAGCACTGAGGTTGAAACTCATGATGGTTCTACTTCCAAGGTTACGATCTATATAGTCACGGAGCCTGTTATGCCACTGTCAGATAAGATAAAGGAGCTAGGCTTGAAAGCTACCCAGAG ggATGAGTACTTTGCACTGGGGCTACACCAGATAGGTAAAGCTGTGAGCTTTCTGAACAATGACTGCAAACTT GTGCATGGGAATGTCTGTCTGGCGAGTGTTGTTGTTACACCTACTTTGGATTGGAAACTCCATGCTTTTGATGTTCTATCAGAGTTTGATGGGAGCAATGAGTCTGCAAGTGGACCTATGCTG cCATTTGAATGGCTAGTGGGAACACAGTACAAGCCAATGGAAATGGTCAAGTCTGATTGGGTTGCTATTAGGAAATCTCCACCATGGGCCATCGATTCGTGGGGATTAG GGTGTCTTATTTACGAACTCTTCTCGGGCTCCAAGCTGGGAAAAACAGAGGAGCTGCGTAATACTGTCGGCATTCCTAAG TCTCTGCTTCCAGATTATCAGCGACTCCTAAGTTCCATGCCTTCTCGCAGATTAAACACCTCGAAGCTTCTAGAAAATGGCG AGTATTTCCAAAATAAGCTGGTGGACACCATACATTTTATGGATATTCTTAACTTGAAAGATAGCGTCGAAAAAGATACTTTCTTCCGCAAACTCCCAAATGTTGCTGAACAGCTTCCTCGGGAGATCGTGCTTAAGAAG CTTCTTCCTTTATTAGCTTCTTCCCTTGAATTTGGTTCAGCAGCTGCTCCCGCATTAACTGCCTTACTTAAGATGGGTTCATGGTTATCAACTGAAGATTTCAGTGTGAAG GTACTACCAACAATAGTCAAGCTTTTTGCTTCCAATGATCGAGCTATTAGAGTTTCTCTTTTGCAACATGTTGATCAATTTGGAGAATCAATGTCCTCGCAAATAGTCGATGAACAA GTATACCCTCATGTTGCTACTGGATTTGCGGATACATCTGCTTTTCTCCGAGAGCTGACTCTTAAATCGATGCTCGTTTTAGCTCCAAAG CTTTCTCAGCGTACACTTTCAGGATCACTGTTGAAATACCTTTCCAAACTACAG GTGGATGAAGAGCCTGCAATCAGAACAAATACCACTATATTACTTGGGAATATTGCCACCTACCTAAATGAAGGG ACAAGGAAAAGAGTTTTGATTAATGCTTTTACAGTGCGTGCACTGCGTGATACATTTCCACCCGCTCGAGGTGCAG GGATTGTTGCATTATGTGCCACCAGTACTACTTATGACGACACTGAAATAGCAACTAGGATTCTTCCGAATATCGTTGTGCTAACCATTGATCAAGACAG TGATGTCCGATCAAAGGCATTTCAGGCTGTAGAACAATTTCTTCAGATACTGAAACAGAACTATGAGAAG ACAAACACTGGTGAGACGGGAGCCAGCGGAGGAGCTTCAGCTATACCTGAAACTGCTGGTCTGATTGG ATGGGCTATGAGTTCTTTGACTCTCAAGGGTAAGCCACTAGAACAAGCgcctcttgcttcttcttcttcagcaccATCCCTAGCTGTTGCTGCTGCCTCAAATGTTGCAACCACAG CAACGGAAGCGCCAAGTGTCAAAGCCAGTCATCATACACGTTCCAACTCGGACTTCACAGATCCACCGGCACCACCATCCCCAACATCAACAGATGGTTGGGGAGATGCCGAGAATGGCATTAGTGAAGGTCATGAGAGTGACAAAGATGGTTGGGATCTCGAACCGCTGGATGAACCAAAGCCTTCTCCAGCTCTCGCAAACATTCAAGCAGCTCAAAAACGACCTGTGTCTCAGTCCTCTAGACCTGCAG CTACAAGCTCAAGACCAAAGATAACCGCGGCGAAAGCAGCTGTGAAAACAGAAGATGATGATTTGTGGGGATCTATAGCTGCTCCCCCACCTGCAACTACTTCAAGACCGTTGAACTCGAAAAAGACAGTTCAGTCTGACGGTGAAGACCCATGGGCTGCCATTGCTGCTCCACCACCAACCACCAGAGCGAAACCGTTATCTTCTGGTCGTGGCCGAGGAGCTAAACCAGCAGCTCCTAGACTAGGTGCCCAACGCATTAACCGAACCTCATCTGGAATGTGA